AGAATAGGCGCGCAGCCTTTGGAGAGTGAAGAATCTATGGATATGCTGAAATGGATACAAGAATTGTTTGCGAGCTATGGTTATAGCGTATTGTTCTTCGGGCTTTTGCTCGAATTTATCGCCCTGCCTTTTCCCGGGGAGACCACGATGGCCTTCGCAGGATTTCTCTCTTACACCGGGAGGCTGGATTTCTTCACCCTGGTGATCGTAGCCTTCTTAGGGACTACAATCGGGATGACCATTACTTATTTCATTGGACTGAGGGCCGGTCTGCCCTTTATCCAGCGGTACGGCAAATGGTTCATGTTCTCTCCCGCCAAGCTGGAAAAGACACAGCGCTGGTTCGAGAAATACGGCAGCGTGCTGATCTCCATCGGCTATTTCATCCCCGGCGTCCGCCACTTCACCGGTTATTTTGCCGGGATTATCGCCCTGCCCTTCCGTAAATTCGCTATGTATGCCTACGGGGGCGCAATATTCTGGGTAGTGTTATTCCTGGGAATCGGC
The sequence above is a segment of the Paenibacillus sp. FSL R7-0204 genome. Coding sequences within it:
- a CDS encoding DedA family protein — protein: MDMLKWIQELFASYGYSVLFFGLLLEFIALPFPGETTMAFAGFLSYTGRLDFFTLVIVAFLGTTIGMTITYFIGLRAGLPFIQRYGKWFMFSPAKLEKTQRWFEKYGSVLISIGYFIPGVRHFTGYFAGIIALPFRKFAMYAYGGAIFWVVLFLGIGKIFGPQWMGIFHLIESYALWIAVGVLAIAALIVIYRYRAAISLRLRRRKPVATIEPKVQVKVKETSKTR